Part of the Halogeometricum sp. S3BR5-2 genome, GCCTCGGCGCCGAAGAGATTCTCGTCCCCGAGGCGCCGCATCTGGCGGGGTTGGCGACGCGGGAGTGAGGGCCGAACCGGCGGCAACCCGGTAACTCTTCGTCTACTCGCCGGACGCGTTCGCCGGGTCGTGCGCCTCGAACCACTCGGTCAGCGTCTCCAGTCGGTGTTTCGCCCGTTCCGGCGCGCCGATAGCGTGGTGTTCGCCGGGGTAGACGACCAGTTTCGACTCCACGCCCGCCCGCGAGACGCTGACGTACAACTGCTCGGCCTGCGCGGCCGGACAGCGCCGGTCGTCCTCGCCCGCGGTTATCAGAAGCGGCGTCGCAATCTCGTCCACATCACTGATAGTCGAGATATCGCGGTAGCGCTCCGGGTTCTCCCACGGGTACCCGAGGTCGTTCACGTACCACTGGTGCATGTCGGCCGTCCCGAAGTTCGAGTAGAAGTCGTAGATGCCGTGTTCGGGCGCCGCCGCGGCGAACGCGTCGCTCCGCGTCACGACGTGAAGCGTGTTAATGCCGCCCTGCGAGAACCCGCTGACGAACAGGCGGTCGGGGTCGGCCCACCCGCGGTCGACGAGTTCCTCGACGCCCGAGACGATGTCGTCCGCCTCGCGCGGCCCCCACTCCCCGCGGATGGACTCGGCGAACTCCCGCCCGTAGGAGGTGCTGCCGCGGTAGTTGACGGCGCAGACGACGTACCCCCGACCGGTCCAGTAGGCGTAGTCGCGGTCGAACCGCGGCGCGTCGAACCAGAGCGGTCCCCCGTGGACGTGCGCGATAGTCGCCCGCGGTTCCGGGTCGTTCGCGTCGAAGTCGGCCGGGAGGTAGACGACGGCTTCGATTTCGACCCCGTCGCCGTCCTCGAATCGAACGCGTTCGCACGAGGGCAGGGCGGCGTCGGCGAGGACCGATTCGTTCAGCGCCGTGAGTCCGACGAGTTCGGCGTCGTCGTCGGCGCTCGCATCACCCGCCGTCCCGTCCCCCTCACCGGCGTCCGCCCGAACGCCGTCCGTCGACGCCGCGAACAGGTCCTCGCCGTCGCTCGGATGGCTGAGGAGCGCCGCCGTCCGCCCGCCCGCGGCGTCGAAGTCGAGGAGGTCCCTGTCCTTACCCTGCGCGCCGAAGATTCGAACCGGGTCGTCGGCGTCGAGGGCGACGAGTCGGGCGCGGCCCCCGTCTCCGGCGCGGGCGAGGAGCGACCCCTCGTCGGTCCAGACGGGGCCACCGAGCGCCGTCCGGTCCAGCGAGTGCGAGACGGAGCGGACGGTGACCGCGCCGGAGTCGTCGGCCGCGCCGTCGACGACGTACACCTCCGTCGGCGCGCAGGCGTTCGTCGCGTCGTTCGCCGCGAACGCGAGTCGGTCGCCGTCCGGACTCCAGCGCGGACTCCCGGCCGACAGTCCGCCGTCTGTGAGCCGTTCGAGCCCCGTTCCGTCGGGCGAAATCGCGTACGCATCCTGCGCGTACGTCTCGTCGGGGCTCTCGCCGAAGCAGGAGACGAACGCGATTCGCTCTCCGGGCCCCCACGCGGGTTGCGGCCCGGCGAACGCCGCCCGCGCGCCGCGTGCGTAGGCATCGTCGAGTCGCCTCGCCTCGCGCGTCTCCCGGTCGACGACGAACAGGTACGTCCGCACGTCGTCCTGCCAGCCCTTCCCGTCGACTCTGTGCTGCGTCCGCGTCACCTCGATAGGCCCGTCGTCCCGGACGCGTTCGAGGTACTCGCGCTGTTCGTCGGTCGGGTCGCGCGCGGCGACGACCAACCGGTCGCCGTCCGGTCCCCAGTCGAACGCCTCGACGCCCTCTTCGAAGTCCGTCACCTGCCGCGCGTCGCCGCCGCGGGCGAGGTCGAACGACCACACCTGCGACTTCGGGTCCTCGTCCGCCTCGTCCGCGCCCCTCGCGTCCTCCTCCTTCGCGTCCTCTCCCCCCTCGGGCCGGACGGCGAGCGAGACGTCCTCGTCGCGGGCGGCGAGGAAGGCGAGTCGGTCGCCGTCGGGGCCCCACGCGGGGCTTCCGGCGTCGGCGACGCGCGTGAGTCGGTGCGGGTCGCGCGACCCGTCGGTCGGCACGACGAACAGCGACGTCCGCTCCTCGTCGGCGTCGACGTCGGACTCGGTGAGCAGAAACGCCGCGCGGGAGCCGTCGGGCGAGACGGTCACGGCCGACGGCGAGCGGAGTTCGAACAGCGCGTCGAGGTCCAGCGGTTCCATGCGTAGTCGCCGCCCACCGCCGCCTTCGTTCTTGCGCCGGGGGGCGTCCGCCGCCCGCGGTCGCAGCGGTCTCGATTCGACGGCCGAACCCGCGATTTCTGTCCCGGTGCGGTAGTTTAAGGCGTCCCGAGAGTTGAACTCAGATATGAGCAGTCAGAAACCCCGCGAGGAGGACGACGACGAGCGCTTCTCCAGCGGGAAGGACGAGCGCCTCCGCAGCACGGAGGTCACGGAGGGCCCCGACAAGGCCCCGCACCGCGCGATGTTCCGAGCGATGGGGTTCGACGACGAGGACCTCGGGTCGCCGATGGTCGGTATCGCCAACCCCGCGGCGGACATCACGCCGTGTAACGCCCACCTCGACGACGTGGCCGACGCCGCCGTCGAGGGCGTCGACGCGGCGGGCGGGATGCCCATCGAGTTCGGCACCATCACCATCTCCGACGCCATCTCGATGGGCACCGAGGGGATGAAGGCGTCGCTCATCTCGAGGGAGGTCATCGCCGACTCCGTCGAACTCGTCTCGTTCGGCGAGCGCATGGACGCCCTCGTCACCGTCGCCGGGTGCGACAAGAACCTCCCCGGGATGATGATGGCCGCCATCCGCACCGACCTCCCGTCGGTGTTCCTCTACGGGGGTTCCATCATGCCCGGCGAGCACCAGGGCCGCGAGGTGACCGTCCAGAGCGTCTTCGAGGGCGTCGGCACCTACGCCGAGGGCGACATGAGCGCCGACGAACTCGACGAACTGGAGCGCAACGCCTGCCCCGGCGCCGGCTCTTGCGGCGGGATGTTCACCGCGAACACGATGGCGTCCATCTCCGAAGCGCTCGGACTCGCGCCGCTCGGGTCGGCCTCCGCGCCCGCCGAGTCCGAGGAGCGCTACGACGTGGCCCGCCGCGCCGGCGAGGCCGTCCTCGAAGCCGTCGAGAACGACCGCCGACCCTCCGAAATCCTCTCGAAGGAGTCCTTCGAGAACGCCATCGCCCTGCAGGTGGCCGTCGGCGGGTCGACGAACGCCGTGCTCCACCTCCTCGCACTCGCGGCGGAGGCCGGCATCGATCTCTCCATCGAGGAGTTCGACGAGATATCGCGCCGGACGCCGAAGATAGCCAACCTCCAACCCGGCGGCACGCGCGTCATGAAGGACCTCCACGACGAGGGCGGCGTCCCCGTCGTGATTCGTCGCCTCCTCGACGCCGGCCTGTTCCACGGCGACGCGATGACCGTCACCGGCCGGACCATCGAAGAGGAACTGGAGCACCTCGACCTGCCGAGCGACGACGAGGTGGGCGGCGACTTCATCTACACCGTCGACGACCCCTACCAGGAGGAGGGCGCCATCAAGATTCTCACGGGCAACCTCGCGCCCGACGGCGCCGTCCTGAAGGTGACCGGCGACGACAAGTTCCACCACTCCGGTCCCGTCCGCGTCTTCGAGAACGAGGAGGAGACGATGCGGTACGTGCAGGAGGGGAACATCGAGTCGGGCGACGTCATCTGCATCCGGAACGAGGGGCCGAAGGGCGGCCCCGGCATGCGCGAGATGCTCGGCGTCACCGCCGCCGTCGTCGGGCAGGGCCACGAGGACGACGTAGCCCTCCTGACCGACGGGCGGTTCTCCGGCGCGACGCGCGGGCCGATGGTCGGTCACGTCGCCCCCGAGGCGGCCGACGGCGGCCCCATCGCTCTCCTCGAAGACGGCGACACGGTGACCGTCGACATCCCGAACCGCGACCTTTCCGTCGACCTCTCCGAGGAGGAACTCGAAGCCCGGAGGGAGGAGTGGGAACCGCGCGAACCCCAGTACACGACGGGCGTGCTGGCGAAGTACGGCAGCGATTTCGGCTCCGCCGCGAACGGCGCAGTGACGAATCCGGGCGCGAAGCGGTAACGTATCTACTTTTTGGTCCGGCGTTTCGAGCGAACGCGGGCGAGGAGGAGACGGGACGGCGCGGTGACGGGGTCCGTGCAAAATGATAGCACTAGACATGCTCTCAGCCCTCTTTTTGGACCGACCAAAACAGGGCGAATAAAAGGTCGGAAGGCACCCCTGGCGGTCGATTCGAAGGGGGTAACATAGTCTCTGTGGAACTGCTAATTATTCCCTATGATGAACAATTGTTATAGTACAGGAGCGGGTGTGGGGAATCGTGTCCGGTTGACGACAGCCGACGGGTGAACTCCCGGCCGTCCCGGCGATTGACGCCGCCTTCGCCCCACACCGCCGCGCCTCGCCGTCCCTCCGGGACGCAGCGAGGAGAGCGGACGCGAGGGACGTCTTCACGCGGTACCGGGACGAGCGTCGAGTCGGGGACGGCTAACGGGCTTCCACGCCGAAACGAACCGCCGGACGCGCCAGTTACAACTATGTCAGACGACAGCACACGCGAACCCGCCGACGAACCGACGGTGGAACCGGACGGCGGCGTCGCCGCCTCCGGAAGTCGGAGCCACCGAGACGTCGACTACCTCGACAGGGAGGTGAACCT contains:
- a CDS encoding S9 family peptidase, translating into MEPLDLDALFELRSPSAVTVSPDGSRAAFLLTESDVDADEERTSLFVVPTDGSRDPHRLTRVADAGSPAWGPDGDRLAFLAARDEDVSLAVRPEGGEDAKEEDARGADEADEDPKSQVWSFDLARGGDARQVTDFEEGVEAFDWGPDGDRLVVAARDPTDEQREYLERVRDDGPIEVTRTQHRVDGKGWQDDVRTYLFVVDRETREARRLDDAYARGARAAFAGPQPAWGPGERIAFVSCFGESPDETYAQDAYAISPDGTGLERLTDGGLSAGSPRWSPDGDRLAFAANDATNACAPTEVYVVDGAADDSGAVTVRSVSHSLDRTALGGPVWTDEGSLLARAGDGGRARLVALDADDPVRIFGAQGKDRDLLDFDAAGGRTAALLSHPSDGEDLFAASTDGVRADAGEGDGTAGDASADDDAELVGLTALNESVLADAALPSCERVRFEDGDGVEIEAVVYLPADFDANDPEPRATIAHVHGGPLWFDAPRFDRDYAYWTGRGYVVCAVNYRGSTSYGREFAESIRGEWGPREADDIVSGVEELVDRGWADPDRLFVSGFSQGGINTLHVVTRSDAFAAAAPEHGIYDFYSNFGTADMHQWYVNDLGYPWENPERYRDISTISDVDEIATPLLITAGEDDRRCPAAQAEQLYVSVSRAGVESKLVVYPGEHHAIGAPERAKHRLETLTEWFEAHDPANASGE
- the ilvD gene encoding dihydroxy-acid dehydratase; translated protein: MSSQKPREEDDDERFSSGKDERLRSTEVTEGPDKAPHRAMFRAMGFDDEDLGSPMVGIANPAADITPCNAHLDDVADAAVEGVDAAGGMPIEFGTITISDAISMGTEGMKASLISREVIADSVELVSFGERMDALVTVAGCDKNLPGMMMAAIRTDLPSVFLYGGSIMPGEHQGREVTVQSVFEGVGTYAEGDMSADELDELERNACPGAGSCGGMFTANTMASISEALGLAPLGSASAPAESEERYDVARRAGEAVLEAVENDRRPSEILSKESFENAIALQVAVGGSTNAVLHLLALAAEAGIDLSIEEFDEISRRTPKIANLQPGGTRVMKDLHDEGGVPVVIRRLLDAGLFHGDAMTVTGRTIEEELEHLDLPSDDEVGGDFIYTVDDPYQEEGAIKILTGNLAPDGAVLKVTGDDKFHHSGPVRVFENEEETMRYVQEGNIESGDVICIRNEGPKGGPGMREMLGVTAAVVGQGHEDDVALLTDGRFSGATRGPMVGHVAPEAADGGPIALLEDGDTVTVDIPNRDLSVDLSEEELEARREEWEPREPQYTTGVLAKYGSDFGSAANGAVTNPGAKR